The DNA segment TGCTCATGATCGCCCCATCCTCGTTGCCGCGACGTCACGGAGTCCGACGCCGCCTCGACATCCATGCCCTCTCCGGGCGAGCCCCGAGGTTAACGGTCGACCCTCGTCGTCGACAACCCCTCGCCGACAGTGGCTGGCGACAGTCCCCGGCGCGCGGGAGAATCGCCGGATCTTCGAGACCGGCTTCATTCCCTCCCCGGAAGCCCCACCATGGCCACCCATTCGTGGACCCGCCGCGACTTCTCCCGCCTGGCGCTCGGGCTGGGCACCTGCACCGTCGTCCCTTCCCGCTTAGCCCCGGCGGCGGAAACACGCGACTATCGGTTCGACAAGACGATCTCGCGGCCCGTGCTGGAGAATTACCTCTCCCGCGCCATCACCGTGCAGGACCTGTTCATCGGCCAGGGGAACTTCGACGACAACCTGCGGATGCTCACGAGCGTGGGCGCGAAGTTCCTCGGCCGCAGCCTCTGCTTCTGGGCCGATGAATCGCACCTGCTGGAGAAGCTGGAGAAGGTCCGCACGCTGATCCCCAAGGTCCACGCGGCCGACCCGGAGATTGTCGCGCAGGCGTGCATCTTCGAGATCATCACGCCCCAGGTTGAGCAGGTGCCGATCCCGGCGTGGGCGTTCGAGATGATGGGGATGCCCGTCGAAACTCGGAACTTCCGGTTCGCCGACATGAGCTTCGCCGACGGCCGGTTCCGCAACCACTGGGGGCGAGGAGGCGGGACGGTCCCGGACGTCAGCCGGCCCGAGACGCAGCTCTACTTCCAGTTCCTGGCCGCCTCGTACATCGATGCGGGCGTCGAGGCGATCCACTACGGCCAGGTGGAGTTGATGAACAAGAACGACCGCGACCTGGCCCATTACGCAAAGGTCTTCGAGCGCGCCCGCGCCTACGCTGCGAAGAAAGCCCGGCGCGGGATGCTCCTGTGCGACGCCCACGTCCCGTCCGGCGGGGTCGTCCGCGAGGGCAAGCTGCTGCTCGACTTCCACTCGTTCCCATTGCGGATCAAGGAGATCCCCGACCCGCCTCTCGGTGGCATCCTGGAAATGGGCCACAGCGACGGGCTCTACGGCCGCAGCAAGGGGGGGACGACCTACAGCGGATGGTCGTGCGACCACCTCCCCTACCTCGCCGAGCTAGACAACTTCGGCCGCGGCCGAAACCCCGGCCAGTTCGGCCAGGGGGGCATCTGGAGTTGGGGCTACGACGAGATCAGCTGGTTCGCCCACCTCCCCGCCGACCGCCGCTCCGAGTGGCTGAAATACGCCTGGTCGTGGACCCGCGAACACGACCCCGCCGCCTTCCTCCAGATGCCCGGCGGCCGCGTCCTCCACGCCCCCGTCGACGGCAAGCGTTGGTACTACGCCAACAACCCCAGCCCCGCCGTCCCCGACGGCTTCGGCGACGAGGCCGCCATCAAGGCCGTCTGGGCGACGGACACGGCGGCGCGTTGAAGCCGTTCAATCCTTCGCCGCCACGCGCCACTTCCGGGTCATCTCCAGCGACTCGCCGGTCTCCAGCAGGCTCTTGAGGCTGGCGAGGATCGCGGGCCAGCCGTTGGAGACGGCACCGATGAGCTTGGATTCGGGCCGGTCCATCTCGTGGATGACGGTGAGCTTGACGGCGTCGCCGGCGGGCTCGATCTCGTAGGTGAGGAGGGAGTGGCCCTCCTCGCGCAGGGCGGGCTGGAACTCGTTCCGCCACTTGAGGACGAGTTTGCGGTTGGGAACGATCTCGACGACCTCGCCGGTGTCGGCCACGAGGTCGCCGGGGGCCATGATCCGCCAGGACGCGCCGGGCTTCCACTCGCATTCCTGCCAGGTCTCGGCCCAGTACTGGCGGGTGAACTCGGGCTCCAGGAGCGCTTGCCAGAGCTTCTCGGGCGTCGTGCGGATGTAGGTCACGTAGACGAACCTCGACTCAGCCATCGTTCTCTCCCTCCAGCTTGGACTTGAGGTCGGCGAGCGCGCGCAGGCGCCCCCGCTCGAACTTGTGGATCCAGCGCTCGGCGATCTCGTGGATCGGCGCCGGGTTGAGGTAGTGGAACTTCTCCCGCCCCTGCCAGACCGGGACGACCAGCGACGCCTCCTCCAGCACCTTCAGGTGCTTCGTCGCCGCCTGCCGCGTCATCCCCATCGCGTCGCAAAGCCTTCCCAGCGTCTGCCCGTTCTCCGCATGCAGACGATCCAGCAACAACCGCCGCGCCGGGTCGGCCAGGGCCTTGAACACCTTGTCGGAGTCCGTCTCCATCACCGGATTATGCAACCTTTGGGTTGCATGTCAAGCCGGCGGCCTTCAGCTCGGAGTGTCAGATCCTCGGAGTACAGATCGTTGCGACCGACCGAGATGGCGGTTAGGTTACGAATTCTTCTCATCGACCCTTGCCGCGATCCGCCGTCGAGCTGAAGGATGAGCCCGATGCCCAAGCTTGTGACGACCGTGTTGTTCCTCCTCTTCGCGACGTACGCAACCGCCGAGGAGCCGGCGAAGAACCCGACAACGCCGATAACGCGGACGATCCAGGGCCGCGTCGTCGATGCCGACGGCCGGCCCGTGACCCAGGGCAAGGTCTACTTCTCGATCTCGGATTGGTTCCCAAAATACACGAACGAGGGGACGGCGGAACTCGGCCCCGACGGGATG comes from the Paludisphaera rhizosphaerae genome and includes:
- a CDS encoding SRPBCC family protein translates to MAESRFVYVTYIRTTPEKLWQALLEPEFTRQYWAETWQECEWKPGASWRIMAPGDLVADTGEVVEIVPNRKLVLKWRNEFQPALREEGHSLLTYEIEPAGDAVKLTVIHEMDRPESKLIGAVSNGWPAILASLKSLLETGESLEMTRKWRVAAKD
- a CDS encoding ArsR/SmtB family transcription factor; the encoded protein is METDSDKVFKALADPARRLLLDRLHAENGQTLGRLCDAMGMTRQAATKHLKVLEEASLVVPVWQGREKFHYLNPAPIHEIAERWIHKFERGRLRALADLKSKLEGENDG